Proteins encoded together in one Labrus mixtus chromosome 18, fLabMix1.1, whole genome shotgun sequence window:
- the mapre3a gene encoding microtubule-associated protein RP/EB family member 3a isoform X1, whose translation MAVNVYATSVSIDNLSRHDMLAWVNDSLHLTYTKIEQLCSGAAYCQFMDMLFPGCILLKKVKFQAKLEHESIHNFKVLQAAFKRMSVDKIIPVEKLVKGKFQDNFEFVQWFKKFFDANYDGKEYDPLLARQGQDVAPAPNPGDHFIHRPKRNAGPQRTSPTVPKNMPTPQRVQHSTPAMRKNPSLSRNGGSDAEIMELNQQLMELKLTVDGLEKERDFYFSKLRDIELICQEHESENNSVLSKIIDILYATEDGFAPPEDEELDEQAHLDQDEY comes from the exons ATGGCAGTGAATGTGTACGCCACTTCGGTGTCCATTGACAACCTCAGCCGGCATGACATGCTGGCGTGGGTCAATGACTCTTTGCATCTCACCTACACAAAGATTGAACAGCTATGTTCAG GAGCAGCATATTGCCAGTTCATGGACATGTTGTTTCCAGGTTGTATCCTTCTGAAGAAGGTCAAATTTCAAGCCAAGCTGGAGCATGAATCTATACACAACTTCAAAGTTCTTCAGGCAGCTTTCAAAAGGATGAGTGTGGACAAA ATTATTCCTGTAGAAAAGCTCGTAAAAGGGAAGTTCCAGGACAACTTTGAATTCGTGCAGTGGTTCAAGAAGTTCTTCGACGCCAACTACGACGGGAAGGAGTACGACCCTTTACTAGCCAGACAGGGGCAAGACGTGGCCCCTGCCCCCAACCCAGGTGATCACTTTATCCACAGACCAAAGAGAAACGCAG gaCCACAGAGGACATCTCCAACAGTTCCCAAAAACATGCCAACACCACAGCGGGTCCAACACAGCACTCCAGCTATGAGAAAGAATCCATCTTTGTCTAGAAACGGGGGCAGTGATGCTGAGATCATGGAGCTAAATCAACAG CTGATGGAGTTGAAGTTGACCGTTGACGGGttagagaaggagagagacttCTACTTCAGCAAACTACGAGACATTGAGCTCATCTGCCAGGAACACGAGAGTGAAAACAACTCCGTCCTCAGCAAGATTATCGACATTCTCTACGCAACAGAG
- the mapre3a gene encoding microtubule-associated protein RP/EB family member 3a isoform X2, translating to MAVNVYATSVSIDNLSRHDMLAWVNDSLHLTYTKIEQLCSGAAYCQFMDMLFPGCILLKKVKFQAKLEHESIHNFKVLQAAFKRMSVDKIIPVEKLVKGKFQDNFEFVQWFKKFFDANYDGKEYDPLLARQGQDVAPAPNPGPQRTSPTVPKNMPTPQRVQHSTPAMRKNPSLSRNGGSDAEIMELNQQLMELKLTVDGLEKERDFYFSKLRDIELICQEHESENNSVLSKIIDILYATEDGFAPPEDEELDEQAHLDQDEY from the exons ATGGCAGTGAATGTGTACGCCACTTCGGTGTCCATTGACAACCTCAGCCGGCATGACATGCTGGCGTGGGTCAATGACTCTTTGCATCTCACCTACACAAAGATTGAACAGCTATGTTCAG GAGCAGCATATTGCCAGTTCATGGACATGTTGTTTCCAGGTTGTATCCTTCTGAAGAAGGTCAAATTTCAAGCCAAGCTGGAGCATGAATCTATACACAACTTCAAAGTTCTTCAGGCAGCTTTCAAAAGGATGAGTGTGGACAAA ATTATTCCTGTAGAAAAGCTCGTAAAAGGGAAGTTCCAGGACAACTTTGAATTCGTGCAGTGGTTCAAGAAGTTCTTCGACGCCAACTACGACGGGAAGGAGTACGACCCTTTACTAGCCAGACAGGGGCAAGACGTGGCCCCTGCCCCCAACCCAG gaCCACAGAGGACATCTCCAACAGTTCCCAAAAACATGCCAACACCACAGCGGGTCCAACACAGCACTCCAGCTATGAGAAAGAATCCATCTTTGTCTAGAAACGGGGGCAGTGATGCTGAGATCATGGAGCTAAATCAACAG CTGATGGAGTTGAAGTTGACCGTTGACGGGttagagaaggagagagacttCTACTTCAGCAAACTACGAGACATTGAGCTCATCTGCCAGGAACACGAGAGTGAAAACAACTCCGTCCTCAGCAAGATTATCGACATTCTCTACGCAACAGAG